Proteins from a genomic interval of Drosophila melanogaster chromosome 2R:
- the mim gene encoding missing-in-metastasis, isoform N, producing the protein MDLSLERDSSALGSLFQQIINDMKNTSPLWEDFVAKAGKLHTCLRAAIQAIAAYLDAFQKIADAATNSRGASKEIGTALTRVCLRHKAVETRLKTFTSTIMDCLVQPLQERIEDWKRTVATIDKDHAKEYKRCRSELKKRSSDTLRLQKKARKGQTDGLQSLMDSHMQDVTLRRAELEEVEKKSLRAAMVEERLRYCSFVHMLQPVVHEECEVMSELGHLQEAMQSIALVTKEPSVLPQASEELIHDAKASINLYPESPGGGSGSQGGGCSNSLGSRKSSVCSISSMNSSGSSNSPGHHHYPRSLSQFVTPAIRLKPGESSDSGFCSSPALTTQTSNATNQTANVSTWPPHSQDGVDTLPPTADRPHTISTAYEKGHQRPPLTVYTFQNPETIHESGSCLNNGTAAPNGQPLSGQATPATQKSPAASLSRPPLPVRCSSLERPLSAQSNHRQGSGNNLLQRQCPSPIPAHITKELSAAHHAQQQQQQQNQQPQTPPTYVNMSELATMAALKQTNQQQKPSTPPLQQQSSIDSTSSQHSNDSTGSHQLLQQQQQHHQSQQNHHSATATRSHSISSTASSLHSHPSIDSTVACGSLVGQHNHSTSTNTNTTSPSSGSSTPQNHYSPLLTNSPTSTAAGTPSGSSLGPGSGLGFVYQVSSPTPPSSEVLKITEQAAAGQDQGPANSVADETDERSRASVLQKASMFEKAAAAAAVSPPAPMQIASGSPASGGGTRRSEAEQQEMDKSFEDSIQALNNLIGELDSFQREIDEGKVKPPSNIISGSTTSSNNNNTTTSSISSSDNNNLPATSNIEPCAISNQTNSSGCGTDISDTTSDELAGDDMDVRRRDRDRDRDLLGASDSELSRCYVSETSSLTGGLTAGGYENPTFAHFAANANREDAVSLASDSVCLGQPRHAYVDTCSDSGSAVVVIYDHQIPNTPDIEFVKQNSEIVVLRTKDPQPHALQLHEMRELQQLPANLAGSPDSSPDSAGGQAPPTATVAPAKQRLSSFRATSEQQLQLLGRGSPQRGKTPSEQAVQSRPQDQHFPQTQQQDIDGSSPPVELARRQLPPKPTSLSIFNGPVPTAGDRPVVPRKSDFKADLDAKIRRQKQKVKQQLQQQQQQQQQEQQETQQQQQAPQEQQHSPQSPQTRNCNVTNQQAANITASASAFATATASTDPYPNPNHRMPNQNQTATSNHTQCKTPTMALSPSSPRGHLPLSSSSLSSLPLPATTSSPSNARPSMLPASDRPPAHPYVCSNAPANPHHANSISNANAHLKPCITPRPASLSGGAAGGGSTRIGRRSSINQSKPPPPVRRSSSVTPSPNASVGPDPRICHESLMDQIKRGATLKRNQKINDRSAPKIH; encoded by the exons AACACTTCGCCCCTGTGGGAGGATTTTGTGGCTAAGGCCGGAAAACTGCACACTTGTTTGAG GGCCGCCATCCAGGCAATCGCCGCCTATTTGGATGCCTTCCAAAAGATAGCCGATGCGGCGACCAACTCAAGAG GCGCCTCGAAGGAGATCGGCACCGCCCTAACCCGCGTTTGCCTCCGCCACAAGGCGGTGGAGACGCGTCTGAAGACCTTCACCAGCACCATTATGGATTGCCTGGTGCAGCCGCTGCAGGAGAGGATCGAGGACTGGAAGCGCACGGTGGCCACCATCGACAAAGACCATGCCAAAGAGTATAAGCGCTGTCGCAGTGAACTGAAGAAGCGTTCCAGCGACACACTGCGCCTGCAGAAGAAGGCGCGCAAGGGTCAGACGGACGGATTGCAGTCCCTGATGGACTCGCACATGCAGGATGTTACCCTGCGCCGGGCAGAATTGGAGGAAGTCGAGAAGAAATCCTTGAGGGCGGCCATGGTGGAGGAGCGTCTGCGCTACTGCAGCTTCGTCCACATGCTTCAGCCAGTGGTGCACGAGGAGTGCGAGGTCATGTCAGAGTTGGGTCACCTACAG GAAGCCATGCAGTCAATTGCCCTAGTAACCAAGGAGCCTAGTGTTCTGCCCCAGGCCTCCGAGGAGCTTATCCATGACGCTAAGGCCAGCATTAATCTGTACCCGGAGTCCCCGGGTGGCGGTTCCGGCTCGCAGGGCGGCGGCTGCTCCAACTCGCTGGGTTCCCGAAAGAGCTCCGTCTGCTCCATCAGCAGTATGAACAGCAGCGGCTCGAGCAACTCGCCCGGTCACCATCACTATCCGCGCTCCCTTTCGCAG tttgtaACGCCCGCAATTCGCTTGAAACCTGGTGAATCCAGTGATAGTGGCTTTTGCTCATCGCCAGCTTTAACAACACag ACTTCGAATGCAACGAACCAGACGGCAAATGTCTCCACCTGGCCCCCACATTCCCAGGATGGCGTCGACACCCTGCCACCGACCGCTGACCGTCCGCACACGATTTCGACGGCATACGAAAAGGGTCACCAGCGTCCGCCGCTGACCGTCTACACGTTCCAAAACCCGGAGACCATTCACGAGTCGGGCAGCTGCCTGAACAACGGAACAGCAGCCCCGAATGGACAGCCGTTATCCGGACAAGCCACTCCGGCCACCCAGAAATCACCGGCTGCCTCACTTAGCCGGCCTCCTTTGCCAGTT CGCTGCTCGTCGTTGGAGCGACCCCTTTCGGCCCAGAGTAACCACCGCCAGGGTAGCGGGAATAACCTGCTGCAGCGCCAGTGCCCCTCGCCGATTCCGGCTCATATCACGAAAG AGCTGTCCGCAGCGCATCatgcacagcagcagcagcagcagcaaaatcagCAGCCCCAGACGCCGCCCACCTATGTGAACATGTCGGAGCTGGCCACCATGGCCGCTTTGAAGCAGACCAATCAGCAGCAGAAGCCCTCTACGCCGCCTCTGCAGCAGCAGAGCTCCATTGACTCGACCAGCTCCCAGCATTCCAACGACTCCACCGGCTCTCATCAGctcctccagcagcagcagcagcatcatcaatCGCAGCAGAATCACCACTCAGCCACTGCCACACGCTCCCATTCCATATCCTCGACGGCCTCGTCACTTCACTCGCATCCGTCGATCGACTCCACCGTCGCTTGCGGCTCGCTGGTGGGCCAGCACAACCACAGCACCAGCACCAACACGAACACCACCTCGCCGTCCAGTGGCAGCTCCACGCCACAGAACCATTACTCGCCCCTGCTAACCAACTCCCCCACGTCCACTGCCGCAGGTACTCCCAGTGGCAGCAGCTTAGGTCCTGGGTCCGGTTTGGGATTTGTCTACCAGGTCAGCTCCCCGACGCCTCCCTCCAGCGAGGTGCTGAAAATCACCGAGCAAGCCGCTGCAGGACAGGATCAGGGTCCAGCCAACAGCGTAGCGGACGAGACGGATGAGCGATCAAGGGCCTCAGTCCTGCAGAAGGCTTCAATGTTCGAAaaggcggcagcagcggcagcggtaTCGCCCCCAGCTCCCATGCAGATTGCATCCGGTTCCCCAGCTTCGGGAGGCGGAACTCGACGATCCGAGGCGGAGCAGCAGGAAATGG ACAAGTCTTTCGAAGATTCAATACAAgcactaaataatttaattggcGAACTAGACTCGTTCCAACGCGAGATCGATGAGGGCAAGGTCAAACCGCCGAGCAACATCATAAGCGGCAGCACCAccagtagcaacaacaacaatacgacgaccagcagcatcagcagcagcgacaacaacaacctgcccgccaccagcaacatcGAGCCATGCGCCATCAGCAATCAGACGAACTCGAGCGGCTGCGGCACGGACATATCCGACACCACGTCCGACGAACTGGCCGGCGACGATATGGACGTCAGGCggcgggatcgggatcgggaccGGGATCTGCTGGGCGCCAGCGATTCGGAGCTGAGTCGCTGCTATGTGAGCGAGACGAGTTCGCTGACCGGTGGCCTAACGGCCGGCGGCTACGAGAATCCCACTTTCGCGCACTTTGCGGCCAATGCCAATCGGGAGGACGCTGTTTCGCTGGCCTCCGACAGCGTTTGTCTCGGCCAGCCACGCCACGCCTATGTGGATACCTGCAGCGACAGCGGCAGTGCCGTGGTGGTGATCTACGACCACCAGATTCCCAACACACCCGACATTGAGTTCGTGAAGCAGAACTCTGAGATTGTAGTGCTGCGGACTAAGGATCCGCAGCCCCACGCGCTGCAGCTGCACGAGATGCGCGAGCTGCAGCAGTTGCCCGCCAATTTGGCCGGTTCGCCGGACTCCTCGCCGGACTCTGCCGGTGGCCAGGCACCGCCAACAGCAACTGTGGCGCCCGCCAAGCAGCGACTCTCCTCGTTTCGCGCCACCAGtgagcagcagttgcagctcCTCGGACGCGGTAGCCCGCAAAGAGGTAAAACACCCAGTGAGCAGGCGGTACAAAGCAGGCCACAGGACCAGCATTTTCCACAGACACAACAGCAGGATATTGATGGCAGTAGTCCACCAGTAGAACTTGCAAGGCGCCAGCTGCCCCCCAAGCCCACCAGTTTGAGTATTTTTAACGGCCCCGTGCCCACTGCGGGCGATAGGCCTGTCGTGCCGCGAAAGTCGGACTTTAAGGCTGATCTAGATGCTAAAATACGCAGGCAAAAGCAGAAGGTTAaacagcagttgcagcagcagcagcagcaacagcagcaagagcagcaagaaacgcagcagcagcagcaagcacCACAAGAACAGCAACACTCACCACAGTCGCCCCAAACCAGAAACTGTAATGTCACTAATCAACAAGCCGCCAATATTACTGCATCAGCATCTGCATTTGCAACCGCAACAGCATCCACAGACCCGTACCCGAATccaaatcatagaatgccaaACCAAAATCAGACAGCCACATCCAATCACACGCAGTGCAAGACGCCCACAATGGCATTGTCACCGTCATCACCTCGCGGCCATTTGCCATTATCATCGTCATCGCTATCGTCATTACCATTACCAGCCACCACTTCATCACCATCAAATGCCCGGCCATCGATGTTGCCCGCCAGTGACCGACCACCCGCCCATCCATATGTGTGCTCCAATGCCCCAGCCAATCCCCACCACGCCAATAGCATttccaatgccaatgcccatCTCAAGCCGTGCATTACGCCCCGGCCGGCTTCTTTGTCGG GAGGAGCAGCCGGCGGTGGCTCCACGCGCATCGGGCGTCGATCGTCCATTAATCAGTCCAAGCCACCGCCGCCAGTCAGACGCAGTTCGTCGGTGACCCCCAGTCCCAATGCCTCGGTCGGG CCGGACCCTCGCATCTGTCACGAATCGCTGATGGATCAAATCAAGCGCGGAGCCACCTTAAAGCGTAACCAGAAGATCAACGATCGCAGCGCTCCCAAGATACATTGA
- the mim gene encoding missing-in-metastasis, isoform D — protein MDLSLERDSSALGSLFQQIINDMKNTSPLWEDFVAKAGKLHTCLRAAIQAIAAYLDAFQKIADAATNSRGASKEIGTALTRVCLRHKAVETRLKTFTSTIMDCLVQPLQERIEDWKRTVATIDKDHAKEYKRCRSELKKRSSDTLRLQKKARKGQTDGLQSLMDSHMQDVTLRRAELEEVEKKSLRAAMVEERLRYCSFVHMLQPVVHEECEVMSELGHLQEAMQSIALVTKEPSVLPQASEELIHDAKASINLYPESPGGGSGSQGGGCSNSLGSRKSSVCSISSMNSSGSSNSPGHHHYPRSLSQTSNATNQTANVSTWPPHSQDGVDTLPPTADRPHTISTAYEKGHQRPPLTVYTFQNPETIHESGSCLNNGTAAPNGQPLSGQATPATQKSPAASLSRPPLPVRCSSLERPLSAQSNHRQGSGNNLLQRQCPSPIPAHITKELSAAHHAQQQQQQQNQQPQTPPTYVNMSELATMAALKQTNQQQKPSTPPLQQQSSIDSTSSQHSNDSTGSHQLLQQQQQHHQSQQNHHSATATRSHSISSTASSLHSHPSIDSTVACGSLVGQHNHSTSTNTNTTSPSSGSSTPQNHYSPLLTNSPTSTAAGTPSGSSLGPGSGLGFVYQVSSPTPPSSEVLKITEQAAAGQDQGPANSVADETDERSRASVLQKASMFEKAAAAAAVSPPAPMQIASGSPASGGGTRRSEAEQQEMGGAAGGGSTRIGRRSSINQSKPPPPVRRSSSVTPSPNASVGTFRTSSPAAGGGGGGGIYAQPKLVNSMSSFRTSSPSPNGHAHPLPPTQPKANPNLIAQLNARLSGKQQQHQQQQHIEGIYGNQQAPGGESIYMRSGLSMSQPQQQQHFDDYATSTNIEKTGSIRAKTKAEFLENLNAKLAKQGMSGRAFAVRNLINSKALPDPRICHESLMDQIKRGATLKRNQKINDRSAPKIH, from the exons AACACTTCGCCCCTGTGGGAGGATTTTGTGGCTAAGGCCGGAAAACTGCACACTTGTTTGAG GGCCGCCATCCAGGCAATCGCCGCCTATTTGGATGCCTTCCAAAAGATAGCCGATGCGGCGACCAACTCAAGAG GCGCCTCGAAGGAGATCGGCACCGCCCTAACCCGCGTTTGCCTCCGCCACAAGGCGGTGGAGACGCGTCTGAAGACCTTCACCAGCACCATTATGGATTGCCTGGTGCAGCCGCTGCAGGAGAGGATCGAGGACTGGAAGCGCACGGTGGCCACCATCGACAAAGACCATGCCAAAGAGTATAAGCGCTGTCGCAGTGAACTGAAGAAGCGTTCCAGCGACACACTGCGCCTGCAGAAGAAGGCGCGCAAGGGTCAGACGGACGGATTGCAGTCCCTGATGGACTCGCACATGCAGGATGTTACCCTGCGCCGGGCAGAATTGGAGGAAGTCGAGAAGAAATCCTTGAGGGCGGCCATGGTGGAGGAGCGTCTGCGCTACTGCAGCTTCGTCCACATGCTTCAGCCAGTGGTGCACGAGGAGTGCGAGGTCATGTCAGAGTTGGGTCACCTACAG GAAGCCATGCAGTCAATTGCCCTAGTAACCAAGGAGCCTAGTGTTCTGCCCCAGGCCTCCGAGGAGCTTATCCATGACGCTAAGGCCAGCATTAATCTGTACCCGGAGTCCCCGGGTGGCGGTTCCGGCTCGCAGGGCGGCGGCTGCTCCAACTCGCTGGGTTCCCGAAAGAGCTCCGTCTGCTCCATCAGCAGTATGAACAGCAGCGGCTCGAGCAACTCGCCCGGTCACCATCACTATCCGCGCTCCCTTTCGCAG ACTTCGAATGCAACGAACCAGACGGCAAATGTCTCCACCTGGCCCCCACATTCCCAGGATGGCGTCGACACCCTGCCACCGACCGCTGACCGTCCGCACACGATTTCGACGGCATACGAAAAGGGTCACCAGCGTCCGCCGCTGACCGTCTACACGTTCCAAAACCCGGAGACCATTCACGAGTCGGGCAGCTGCCTGAACAACGGAACAGCAGCCCCGAATGGACAGCCGTTATCCGGACAAGCCACTCCGGCCACCCAGAAATCACCGGCTGCCTCACTTAGCCGGCCTCCTTTGCCAGTT CGCTGCTCGTCGTTGGAGCGACCCCTTTCGGCCCAGAGTAACCACCGCCAGGGTAGCGGGAATAACCTGCTGCAGCGCCAGTGCCCCTCGCCGATTCCGGCTCATATCACGAAAG AGCTGTCCGCAGCGCATCatgcacagcagcagcagcagcagcaaaatcagCAGCCCCAGACGCCGCCCACCTATGTGAACATGTCGGAGCTGGCCACCATGGCCGCTTTGAAGCAGACCAATCAGCAGCAGAAGCCCTCTACGCCGCCTCTGCAGCAGCAGAGCTCCATTGACTCGACCAGCTCCCAGCATTCCAACGACTCCACCGGCTCTCATCAGctcctccagcagcagcagcagcatcatcaatCGCAGCAGAATCACCACTCAGCCACTGCCACACGCTCCCATTCCATATCCTCGACGGCCTCGTCACTTCACTCGCATCCGTCGATCGACTCCACCGTCGCTTGCGGCTCGCTGGTGGGCCAGCACAACCACAGCACCAGCACCAACACGAACACCACCTCGCCGTCCAGTGGCAGCTCCACGCCACAGAACCATTACTCGCCCCTGCTAACCAACTCCCCCACGTCCACTGCCGCAGGTACTCCCAGTGGCAGCAGCTTAGGTCCTGGGTCCGGTTTGGGATTTGTCTACCAGGTCAGCTCCCCGACGCCTCCCTCCAGCGAGGTGCTGAAAATCACCGAGCAAGCCGCTGCAGGACAGGATCAGGGTCCAGCCAACAGCGTAGCGGACGAGACGGATGAGCGATCAAGGGCCTCAGTCCTGCAGAAGGCTTCAATGTTCGAAaaggcggcagcagcggcagcggtaTCGCCCCCAGCTCCCATGCAGATTGCATCCGGTTCCCCAGCTTCGGGAGGCGGAACTCGACGATCCGAGGCGGAGCAGCAGGAAATGG GAGGAGCAGCCGGCGGTGGCTCCACGCGCATCGGGCGTCGATCGTCCATTAATCAGTCCAAGCCACCGCCGCCAGTCAGACGCAGTTCGTCGGTGACCCCCAGTCCCAATGCCTCGGTCGGG ACGTTCCGCACCTCATCACCAGCCGCGGGCGGAGGGGGTGGCGGCGGCATATACGCCCAGCCCAAACTGGTCAACAGCATGTCCAGCTTCCGCACCAGCAGCCCCAGTCCCAACGGACATGCTCACCCACTGCCACCGACACAGCCAAAGGCGAATCCGAACCTAATTGCACAGCTCAATGCACGACTCAGCggcaaacagcagcagcaccaacagcagcagcatatCGAGGGGATCTACGGCAACCAGCAGGCGCCCGGAGGAGAGTCGATCTACATGCGGAGTGGCCTGTCCATGTCgcagccgcaacagcagcaacactttGACG ACTATGCCACAAGCACAAATATCGAAAAGACTGGCAGTATTCGTGCCAAGACCAAGGCCGAATTCCTCGAGAATCTCAACGCGAAGCTGGCGAAGCAGGGAATGTCTGGACGAGCATTTGCCGTGCGAAATCTCATCAACAGCAAGGCCCTG CCGGACCCTCGCATCTGTCACGAATCGCTGATGGATCAAATCAAGCGCGGAGCCACCTTAAAGCGTAACCAGAAGATCAACGATCGCAGCGCTCCCAAGATACATTGA
- the mim gene encoding missing-in-metastasis, isoform E: MDLSLERDSSALGSLFQQIINDMKNTSPLWEDFVAKAGKLHTCLRAAIQAIAAYLDAFQKIADAATNSRGASKEIGTALTRVCLRHKAVETRLKTFTSTIMDCLVQPLQERIEDWKRTVATIDKDHAKEYKRCRSELKKRSSDTLRLQKKARKGQTDGLQSLMDSHMQDVTLRRAELEEVEKKSLRAAMVEERLRYCSFVHMLQPVVHEECEVMSELGHLQEAMQSIALVTKEPSVLPQASEELIHDAKASINLYPESPGGGSGSQGGGCSNSLGSRKSSVCSISSMNSSGSSNSPGHHHYPRSLSQFVTPAIRLKPGESSDSGFCSSPALTTQTSNATNQTANVSTWPPHSQDGVDTLPPTADRPHTISTAYEKGHQRPPLTVYTFQNPETIHESGSCLNNGTAAPNGQPLSGQATPATQKSPAASLSRPPLPVRCSSLERPLSAQSNHRQGSGNNLLQRQCPSPIPAHITKELSAAHHAQQQQQQQNQQPQTPPTYVNMSELATMAALKQTNQQQKPSTPPLQQQSSIDSTSSQHSNDSTGSHQLLQQQQQHHQSQQNHHSATATRSHSISSTASSLHSHPSIDSTVACGSLVGQHNHSTSTNTNTTSPSSGSSTPQNHYSPLLTNSPTSTAAGTPSGSSLGPGSGLGFVYQVSSPTPPSSEVLKITEQAAAGQDQGPANSVADETDERSRASVLQKASMFEKAAAAAAVSPPAPMQIASGSPASGGGTRRSEAEQQEMGGAAGGGSTRIGRRSSINQSKPPPPVRRSSSVTPSPNASVGTFRTSSPAAGGGGGGGIYAQPKLVNSMSSFRTSSPSPNGHAHPLPPTQPKANPNLIAQLNARLSGKQQQHQQQQHIEGIYGNQQAPGGESIYMRSGLSMSQPQQQQHFDDYATSTNIEKTGSIRAKTKAEFLENLNAKLAKQGMSGRAFAVRNLINSKALPDPRICHESLMDQIKRGATLKRNQKINDRSAPKIH; encoded by the exons AACACTTCGCCCCTGTGGGAGGATTTTGTGGCTAAGGCCGGAAAACTGCACACTTGTTTGAG GGCCGCCATCCAGGCAATCGCCGCCTATTTGGATGCCTTCCAAAAGATAGCCGATGCGGCGACCAACTCAAGAG GCGCCTCGAAGGAGATCGGCACCGCCCTAACCCGCGTTTGCCTCCGCCACAAGGCGGTGGAGACGCGTCTGAAGACCTTCACCAGCACCATTATGGATTGCCTGGTGCAGCCGCTGCAGGAGAGGATCGAGGACTGGAAGCGCACGGTGGCCACCATCGACAAAGACCATGCCAAAGAGTATAAGCGCTGTCGCAGTGAACTGAAGAAGCGTTCCAGCGACACACTGCGCCTGCAGAAGAAGGCGCGCAAGGGTCAGACGGACGGATTGCAGTCCCTGATGGACTCGCACATGCAGGATGTTACCCTGCGCCGGGCAGAATTGGAGGAAGTCGAGAAGAAATCCTTGAGGGCGGCCATGGTGGAGGAGCGTCTGCGCTACTGCAGCTTCGTCCACATGCTTCAGCCAGTGGTGCACGAGGAGTGCGAGGTCATGTCAGAGTTGGGTCACCTACAG GAAGCCATGCAGTCAATTGCCCTAGTAACCAAGGAGCCTAGTGTTCTGCCCCAGGCCTCCGAGGAGCTTATCCATGACGCTAAGGCCAGCATTAATCTGTACCCGGAGTCCCCGGGTGGCGGTTCCGGCTCGCAGGGCGGCGGCTGCTCCAACTCGCTGGGTTCCCGAAAGAGCTCCGTCTGCTCCATCAGCAGTATGAACAGCAGCGGCTCGAGCAACTCGCCCGGTCACCATCACTATCCGCGCTCCCTTTCGCAG tttgtaACGCCCGCAATTCGCTTGAAACCTGGTGAATCCAGTGATAGTGGCTTTTGCTCATCGCCAGCTTTAACAACACag ACTTCGAATGCAACGAACCAGACGGCAAATGTCTCCACCTGGCCCCCACATTCCCAGGATGGCGTCGACACCCTGCCACCGACCGCTGACCGTCCGCACACGATTTCGACGGCATACGAAAAGGGTCACCAGCGTCCGCCGCTGACCGTCTACACGTTCCAAAACCCGGAGACCATTCACGAGTCGGGCAGCTGCCTGAACAACGGAACAGCAGCCCCGAATGGACAGCCGTTATCCGGACAAGCCACTCCGGCCACCCAGAAATCACCGGCTGCCTCACTTAGCCGGCCTCCTTTGCCAGTT CGCTGCTCGTCGTTGGAGCGACCCCTTTCGGCCCAGAGTAACCACCGCCAGGGTAGCGGGAATAACCTGCTGCAGCGCCAGTGCCCCTCGCCGATTCCGGCTCATATCACGAAAG AGCTGTCCGCAGCGCATCatgcacagcagcagcagcagcagcaaaatcagCAGCCCCAGACGCCGCCCACCTATGTGAACATGTCGGAGCTGGCCACCATGGCCGCTTTGAAGCAGACCAATCAGCAGCAGAAGCCCTCTACGCCGCCTCTGCAGCAGCAGAGCTCCATTGACTCGACCAGCTCCCAGCATTCCAACGACTCCACCGGCTCTCATCAGctcctccagcagcagcagcagcatcatcaatCGCAGCAGAATCACCACTCAGCCACTGCCACACGCTCCCATTCCATATCCTCGACGGCCTCGTCACTTCACTCGCATCCGTCGATCGACTCCACCGTCGCTTGCGGCTCGCTGGTGGGCCAGCACAACCACAGCACCAGCACCAACACGAACACCACCTCGCCGTCCAGTGGCAGCTCCACGCCACAGAACCATTACTCGCCCCTGCTAACCAACTCCCCCACGTCCACTGCCGCAGGTACTCCCAGTGGCAGCAGCTTAGGTCCTGGGTCCGGTTTGGGATTTGTCTACCAGGTCAGCTCCCCGACGCCTCCCTCCAGCGAGGTGCTGAAAATCACCGAGCAAGCCGCTGCAGGACAGGATCAGGGTCCAGCCAACAGCGTAGCGGACGAGACGGATGAGCGATCAAGGGCCTCAGTCCTGCAGAAGGCTTCAATGTTCGAAaaggcggcagcagcggcagcggtaTCGCCCCCAGCTCCCATGCAGATTGCATCCGGTTCCCCAGCTTCGGGAGGCGGAACTCGACGATCCGAGGCGGAGCAGCAGGAAATGG GAGGAGCAGCCGGCGGTGGCTCCACGCGCATCGGGCGTCGATCGTCCATTAATCAGTCCAAGCCACCGCCGCCAGTCAGACGCAGTTCGTCGGTGACCCCCAGTCCCAATGCCTCGGTCGGG ACGTTCCGCACCTCATCACCAGCCGCGGGCGGAGGGGGTGGCGGCGGCATATACGCCCAGCCCAAACTGGTCAACAGCATGTCCAGCTTCCGCACCAGCAGCCCCAGTCCCAACGGACATGCTCACCCACTGCCACCGACACAGCCAAAGGCGAATCCGAACCTAATTGCACAGCTCAATGCACGACTCAGCggcaaacagcagcagcaccaacagcagcagcatatCGAGGGGATCTACGGCAACCAGCAGGCGCCCGGAGGAGAGTCGATCTACATGCGGAGTGGCCTGTCCATGTCgcagccgcaacagcagcaacactttGACG ACTATGCCACAAGCACAAATATCGAAAAGACTGGCAGTATTCGTGCCAAGACCAAGGCCGAATTCCTCGAGAATCTCAACGCGAAGCTGGCGAAGCAGGGAATGTCTGGACGAGCATTTGCCGTGCGAAATCTCATCAACAGCAAGGCCCTG CCGGACCCTCGCATCTGTCACGAATCGCTGATGGATCAAATCAAGCGCGGAGCCACCTTAAAGCGTAACCAGAAGATCAACGATCGCAGCGCTCCCAAGATACATTGA